In one Silene latifolia isolate original U9 population chromosome 10, ASM4854445v1, whole genome shotgun sequence genomic region, the following are encoded:
- the LOC141608021 gene encoding uncharacterized protein LOC141608021 — MPPKKSVPTTMSQEEIDRLIATNEALTAALKAKSSTEDPAKMSATIARHNPTKYDGMGEPLLLGDWCSEFDNIFELLSCPAEMQVDQAAFYLKGKARLWWTRSKEAIRESAANNNSPYVKWKGFKKILRATFVPEHIRSKMRAEFDSFKMTDDMTVETYHNRFMELSEYVADLNFNEEMLAMRFEKGLTVSIKKRLVAGEPTTLEEVSQRAGHAERIADMIKEEKKVKGEKRKAETVSEGAGGSKKKNQFRAYFSDGAGQGSFGGNNGGSYGRGVSGGRGQGSIQKRQCFGCGKFGHVRAECRSGGRNNYNNGNGDGGFRTPQSDYRGNSGYNQKSNYNSNNRYNQLLNQGSNNYGNGSYHRQNVGNGNQASGVKLGNQSATTVQGSGQKSAGKLFMVGKEVAENDTHIVSGTFSVNLKPSLVLFDSGATHSFVSCEHAKYLELNDPVLISDNVGIPSGESVRCTKIYKDVKIKIGEVIFLVDLIEFPVGSFEIILGMDWLIKQRAFIDCYQRKISLRGPKGVRVSYKGFLMKPKVKFINVATLKSYMRKGCQIYLCHVRDTREVEPKRDEIPVVCEFSDVFPEEIPGLPPKRAIDFSIDLKPGTGPISKAPYRMAPKEMEELKKQYLLPRIDDLFDQLSGAGVFSKIDLRSGYHQLRVKEGDTPKTAFRTRYGHYEFVVMPFGLTNAPAVFMDLMNRVFSAYLDEFVVVFIDDILVYSKTKEEHERHLRLVLQTLRDNDLYAKLSKCEFWLEKVAFLGHVISKEGVSVDPSKIEAVSNWVVPKNVTDIRSFLGLAGYYSRFVKDFSKIAKPLTALMRKENRFRWDESCETAFQTLKERLTTAPILALPEGSENFEVCTDASKNGLGCVLMQGGKVIAYASRQLKPYEENYPTYDLELGAVVFALKLWRHYLYGATFKVFSDHKSLKYIYTQRELNMRQRRWIELISDYDMEIVYHEGKANVVADALSRKSIHHLCSALSRVSLRDEIEKMGVHVIRKGESVGDLTIEPELYSEIREKQQYDSRMAKWWALAARWGRLHGLG, encoded by the exons ATGCCTCCAAAGAAATCTGTCCCTACTACAATGTCCCAAGAAGAGATAGACCGACTGATCGCTACAAATGAAGCCTTGACTGCCGCGTTGAAGGCTAAGAGTTCAACCGAAGATCCTGCAAAAATGAGTGCCACTATTGCAAGGCACAATCCAACAAAGTATGATGGCATGGGTGAACCATTGTTACTAGGAGACTGGTGTAGCGAGTTTGACAACATATTCGAGCTATTGAGTTGTCCGGCGGAGATGCAAGTGGATCAAGCTGCATTCTACTTGAAAGGAAAAGCTAGGCTATGGTGGACTCGCAGTAAGGAGGCCATAAGAGAATCTGCTGCTAATAATAATAGTCCGTATGTGAAGTGGAAAGGATTTAAGAAGATTTTGCGGGCTACATTTGTTCCTGAACATATCAGGAGCAAGATGAGGGcagagtttgattctttcaaaaTGACAGATGACATGACAGTAGAGACTTATCATAATCGGTTTATGGAACTGTCAGAGTATGTAGCAGACTTGAATTTCAATGAAGAGATGCTGGCGATGAGGTTCGAGAAGGGTTTGACTGTGAGCATAAAGAAGAGGCTAGTAGCTGGTGAGCCAACCACTCTGGAAGAGGTTTCCCAGCGAGCTGGTCATGCGGAGAGGATAGCGGATATGATAAAGGAGGAGAAGAAAGTAAAGGgggagaaaagaaaggctgagacgGTTAGTGAAGGAGCAGGTGGGAGTAAGAAGAAGAACCAGTTCCGGGCCTACTTCTCTGATGGGGCCGGGCAGGGCAGCTTTGGAGGTAATAATGGTGGGAGCTACGGCCGTGGGGTTAGTGGAGGTCGCGGCCAAGGCTCCATCCAGAAGCGACAATGCTTTGGCTGTGGGAAGTTTGGCCATGTAAGAGCCGAATGCAGATCCGGAGGAAGAAATAACTACAATAATGGTAATGGAGATGGTGGTTTCAGGACTCCTCAGTCCGATTATAGAGGCAATTCGGGGTATAACCAGAAAAGTAACTACAACAGCAACAATAGGTACAACCAGTTACTGAACCAGGGGAGTAATAATTATGGGAATGGTTCATATCACAGGCAGAATGTGGGTAATGGCAATCAAGCAAGTGGAGTAAAGTTGGGTAACCAGTCAGCTACAACTGTTCAAGGTTCGGGTCAGAAGTCAGCCGGGAAATTATTTATGGTTGGGAAGGAAGTAGCTGAGAACGACACTCACATCGTTTCGGGTACATTTTCTGTGAATCTTAAACCTTCTTTAGTATTATTTGATTCGGGAGCAACCCACTCATTTGTGTCTTGTGAGCATGCCAAATACCTAGAGTTAAATGATCCAGTGCTTATTAGTGATAATGTGGggataccttcgggagagtcggTAAGGTGTACTAAAATATATAAAGATGTAAAAATTAAGATTGGTGAGGTGATATTTTTAGTAGATTTAATTGAGTTTCCTGTAGGAAGTTTCGAGATAATTCTGGGAATGGATTGGTTGATTAAACAGAGAGCCTTTATAGATTGTTACCAAAGGAAAATATCTTTAAGAGGGCCTAAAGGGGTGAGAGTATCTTATAAGGGTTTTCTGATGAAACCAAAGGTGAAATTTATAAATGTTGCGACCCTAAAATCGTATATGAGGAAGGGGTGTCAAATTTATTTGTGTCACGTAAGGGACACGAGAGAGGTCGAACCTAAGAGGGATGAAATCCCAGTTGTGTGTGAATTTTCTgatgtttttcctgaagaaattccTGGGCTACCACCTAAGAGGGCGATAGACTTTAGCATTGACTTAAAACCTGGGACTGGACCAATTTCAAAAGCACCATATAGGATGGCACCAAAGGAGATGGAGGAATTAAAGAAGCA ATACCTTTTACCTCGCATTGATGACCTGTTTGACCAACTGAGTGGCGCTGGTGTGTTTTCTAAAATTGACCTGAGATCGGGGTACCACCAGTTGAGAGTCAAGGAAGGGGATACTCCTAAGACAGCTTTTAGGActaggtatggccattatgaatttgtggtaatgccttttgggttaactAATGCACCTGCTGTATTTATGGATTTAATGAACCGGGTGTTTAGTGCTTACCTAGAtgagtttgtggttgttttcattgatgacattcTAGTTTATTCAAAAACTAAAGAAGAGCATGAACGACATTTGAGGCTAGTTTTACAGACCTTGAGGGATAATGACTTGTATGCAAAATTGagcaagtgtgagttttggctagAGAAAGTAGCATTCCTTGGCCATGTGATTTCGAAAGAGGGAGTGTCGGTGGACCCAAGTAAGATTGAGGCAGTATCTAATTGGGTAGTACCGAAGAATGTGACAGATATTAGAAGTTTCTTGGGGTTAGCTGGGTATTATAgtagatttgtgaaggatttctcgAAAATAGCTAAGCCCTTAACagccttgatgaggaaggagaatcGGTTTaggtgggatgagagttgtgagacagcATTCCAAACTCTTAAGgagcgcttgaccacagctcctatcttagccttACCAGAGGGAAGTGAAAATTTTGAGGTGTGCActgatgcctcaaagaatgggttggggtgtgtcTTGATGCAAGGTGGGAAGGTGATAGCGTATGCTTCGCGCCAGTTGAAACCATATGAAGAGAATTACCCTACCTATGATCTTGAATTGGGAGCCGTAGTATTTGCACTGAAGTTATGGAGACACTACCTGTATGGCGCGACGTTCAAGGTGTTTTCAGACCATAAAAGTTTGAAGTATATTTATACCCAGAGAGAGTTGAATATGAGGCAGAGAAGGTGGATAGAGCTAATTAGTGACTATGATATGGAAATTGTGTATCATGAGGGGAAGGCAAACGTGGTGGCAGACGCACTAAGTAGGAAATCTATTCATCACTTATGCAGTGCTTTGTCCCGTGTGAGCCTGAGAGATGAAATCGAAAAGATGGGAGTTCATGTGATAAGAAAAGGAGAGAGTGTTGGTGATTTGACTATAGAGCCCGAGTTGTATTCTGAGATCCGGGAGAAGCAGCAATATGATTCTAGAATGGCGAAATGGTGGGCCCTTGCTGCCCGGTGGGGGAGACTACACGGTTTGGGTTAG